The window TCCTTAACACGGTTTTCATTAACACTTCTGCTAGTTCAACATCCATTGTGTTGTCATAGTCTGGactggcagaaacggtagaaTCGAAAGGCTCAGCAAATCCAAGAAGGGATGCGATGTGAGAATTGTCTTGGAGACTGGCAAGAATGATGTCAAGTTGCATACGCTGGCCTCTAGATAGTGTGTCCCATCTATCACTGCCTTGTGGAAGCAGGGAATGAAGTAGTTCCATCCTCTCCTTTAATGGTGGTAACAATAATGGTGCTCCAATTGATAAAGTCTCTATCACAGCCTGTTGTACTGATGGGGGGGGTGTCGATATCTAGCAGTCGAAAGAGCAGATTACGGAATGGTCGAGAATGATCTCCAAGTATTCCCTTTGAGACTCCACTAGCTTGAGCAAGGGACAGATGAGTCCCCAGAATATTCAGACACAACTGAATGAAATGACAATGATCTTGTTTGGTGGTGAAAGGCGGTGGTGGTGCAGACCCATTGACGTCATCACAATAGTGTTCAAGAAATGTATGCAGTAAGAGAAAGGTGGATTCTTGTAAGTCGACACAGAATGGCCGATTCCATGCAATAACATTCCTGTCGGTGGGTAGAGCTGTCCATGCTATACTGTGTGATGTTCCTGCTGATATCTGGTGAATACTAACTCCATCCAACCCGATAACCTTCTTTGGCTTAGAGATGGGGCTGTGAGCGTGTCCTTGGCCACACTGACCCATTGTGTTGTTGCCCCAGGCATACACCTCATTCTCATGTGTGAGAGCCAAACAATGCGTATCACCACAAGCTATATCAGCAATGCAGGTACTCTGGAACTCTTCTATCTGTCGAGGCCGCAGTGCAGTGTACTCAGGGGAGCCACACCCTAAACATGAACCGCACCCCCACGCATACACCTGTCCAGAAGATGTCAATGCTAACGAAGACTGCGTCCCACAAACGACTTTCCGGATGTAAAACTCAGTGAAAGTTTCAATGATTTTTGGCTTATAGAGGCGATTGGTGTCTCCATGTCCCAACTTTCCATTATCTCCGCCGCCAAACGACCAAACTGTTTTACCATCTTGGGACACAGCAATGGTGTGTGAACTGCCACAGGCTACCTGGCCGACTCCAGAAACATCTTTGATGCATGTTGGTACGTTCTTACTGTTGCTGTCACCATGTCCCAATCGTCCATAATCTCCATCACCACAGGTGTACAGTTCTCCATCTTCAGTCACAAAGGCACTATGACGATGACCAGCAGACACACACTTGACCGCTTTGCCACTCAATGGTCCTTGAATCAGTTTGGGATATTTCTGGGACACTGTGTTTCCATGTCCAAGTTTACCGTAGTCGCCATCTCCCCAACTGAAAACCTGTCCATCTGTTGACATTGCTAAACTGTGACCATCTGATCCTTTGGATGACGAGATCTTTTTAATTTGAGATTTCGGGTCAAAGGTCAGCTTCTTTGGGACGGCCTGGTTGCTGGAATCTCCAAGCCCCAAACGCCCATAACTTCCTTTACCACAGGCAGCTACTGATCCTTCATTGTGGACAACAAACGTGCAAAACTGGCCAGCTTCAATCTGTTGACAATCTCCAAAAGCTGATGTTAATTTCGGAGTGGTCACCTTCTCCTGGCTGCCCGCCCCCAGCTGGTGGCTGCTATTACTGCCCCACACATACACCTCACAGTTGGCACCAAATACAGATGAGTTACCTTCTGTATTGCGGTTTTCATCGGGACTCATGCACGTACTTGCATAATGCACAGCCAAGTGGTAAACCTGTTCCATCAGGTACATGGCAGCATCATACAAAGAAATCAATCCATTCTCGtcttttgtgggttttttcttTACAGCAAGGAACTTATCAGCGCCACCAACGGACTGAACCATCTGCTGGATTATATCCATGAAGAAATCGTAATGGATGTTTGTCGATCTCTGGGAATGGTCATCAGATTTCATGGAAGCAGCATAAGCTTGCAGGGCGACCTCCACCCACTCTAACAGATAGCGTAAAGATCCCCTCTGGGCGGCCAATGCTAACATGAGTTCAGCAGCCAGCTGTTGACCGACCAAGTTAGCACTGGACGCTGGTCCGATTGTACTCCGCAGGAAGTTGGTCACTTGATTTAAGGTCTCCATCCCGAGTGGCGTGACCTTTATCTCATTAGCAAGGGACAGTGGGGGTAGTTTGGTGACGACGTCAACGGCTGTTTGGAAGACGTCATCGCATAAGCAAACGTTGTC of the Octopus sinensis linkage group LG1, ASM634580v1, whole genome shotgun sequence genome contains:
- the LOC115214634 gene encoding probable E3 ubiquitin-protein ligase HERC1, translating into MGIKTGLSLLFSLLRQNWILAPHIDNVCLCDDVFQTAVDVVTKLPPLSLANEIKVTPLGMETLNQVTNFLRSTIGPASSANLVGQQLAAELMLALAAQRGSLRYLLEWVEVALQAYAASMKSDDHSQRSTNIHYDFFMDIIQQMVQSVGGADKFLAVKKKPTKDENGLISLYDAAMYLMEQVYHLAVHYASTCMSPDENRNTEGNSSVFGANCEVYVWGSNSSHQLGAGSQEKVTTPKLTSAFGDCQQIEAGQFCTFVVHNEGSVAACGKGSYGRLGLGDSSNQAVPKKLTFDPKSQIKKISSSKGSDGHSLAMSTDGQVFSWGDGDYGKLGHGNTVSQKYPKLIQGPLSGKAVKCVSAGHRHSAFVTEDGELYTCGDGDYGRLGHGDSNSKNVPTCIKDVSGVGQVACGSSHTIAVSQDGKTVWSFGGGDNGKLGHGDTNRLYKPKIIETFTEFYIRKVVCGTQSSLALTSSGQVYAWGCGSCLGCGSPEYTALRPRQIEEFQSTCIADIACGDTHCLALTHENEVYAWGNNTMGQCGQGHAHSPISKPKKVIGLDGVSIHQISAGTSHSIAWTALPTDRNVIAWNRPFCVDLQESTFLLLHTFLEHYCDDVNGSAPPPPFTTKQDHCHFIQLCLNILGTHLSLAQASGVSKGILGDHSRPFRNLLFRLLDIDTPPISTTGCDRDFINWSTIIVTTIKGEDGTTSFPASTRQ